TTCCAAAAATCAAAAAAATTAAACCATTGAAGTGGATGTTTTTTTATCATAGTTGAAAGGGATTCGCAATAGAATTGTAGCAGACCTTGGGCGTCACGGTGCCTGATTTCAACTTCCCACGCATATAAGTGATAGTGAAGATTGGGCTCTTTCATAACATATACGAAAATAACAGGTACTTTAAGTCTGGAGGCAATCAAAAAAGGTCCCGCCGGAAATTGGGTCTCTTTCCCAAGCAACTGAGCGCGGAGTGTTTTGGTTCCTTCCATATAGCGATCACCAGTAAAGACAATCAATTCGTTATTGGTCAGTGCCTCATTTATTGCAAAAACATGGGAGAGGTCTTCTTGGATAACAATGAATTTTATGGAAGATTTGCGGGCTACTTTTGATAGATAGGCTCTGATTGCTTGATGTTCCCGATCTGAAATTACCAGGTTGATCCGGTTTTCAATATTAATATCTTCCAGAAAATAGGATGCAATTTCAAAGTTACCGATATGGGCTGAGAGCAGGATACCACCATTTTTCCTTTCCAATGCGGATTTTAATATATCTATCCCATCAAATTCATAAGTGAATTTGTTGCGCATTCCGGCAGAGATCGCGGTTTTGTCAATAAGTACTTTACCGAATGTGAAGTAACTTCTGTAGAAACCAATAACTGTTGCCCCAAGGGAATATCGGAGACGATATCTTAAATAATAGTACAACGATCGATTGCTATTCCAGGCCGTTATAAAATAATAAAAAGCCACGAATACCAACAGCAGATATGCTGTGCGGATTCCCAGCTTTTGAATACAGAAGACAAAAATTCTATATCCTAAGACACTACCTTTGGATTGTCCTTTCCAGTGGCTCATCAGTAAAGTTTGGCTTAGTTTTCACCGGTTTTACGTTTTAAAAGATCATAAAAGTCTTGAAAGGTTTGAATGTTCGCAAAATCTGATTCTACTAATTTAACACCAAAATTGGACTCAATGATAACGACAAGATCGACGTAGTCCAAACTATCTAGATTTAAAGTGTCTTTTAAATTTAGATTCGGCTGAATTACGTCAACATCCACCTCAAACTCATCAACAAGTATTTCGTTAATCTTTTCAGAAATCATTTTTATAAGTTAATCTTTAATTTTTTTAATAACTAAGGCGGAGTTAGTTCCCCCAAAGCCAAAAGAATTGGACAAATATAGATCAAATTCTTTAAATAATGTCTTCTTAACAATATTTAATTTGGCCGAATGCTCATCTGGATTTTCGAAATTAATGTTTGGGGCAATAAAATCATTTAGCATCATAATATTGGAGTAGATGATTTCACTGGCGCCAGCCATCCAACATTCGTGTCCAGTCATTGATTTTGTAGAACTGACGAAAGGTTGGTTTTCACCAAATACACGCAGGATCGCTTGGGCTTCATTTGCATCACCTACAGGTGTTGATGTCGCATGCGCGTTGATGTAGGCGATATCTGTGGGACTGATTTCCGCTTGTTTAATCGCCCGTTGCATAGCTATAGCTGGCCCGTCGACGTTTGGCGTAGAGATATGACCGCCATTGGATGAAAAACCGTAACCGAGTATTTCGGCGAGGATAGGCGCGCCTCGACGTATTGCTGATTCATAACTTTCGATAATTAACGTAGCTGCTCCACCCGAAGGCACCAAGCCAGAACGGTCTTTGTCAAAAGGGCGCGAAACTGTTGTAGCCGGTAAAGCATCATTTCCAAATACCCCTAGACCATCAAAACTGGCCATTGCATATTTGTTGATCTCTTGTGCGCCGCCACATATAATCATGTCCTGCATTCCACTTTTTATTAAATTGAATCCCAGACCCAAGGAATGAGATCCCGAAGCACAGGCTGCTGAAATCGTCATATTGATTCCTTTCAATCGGAATATGGTGGAGAGGTTCATGGTCACCGTAGAGTTCATTGATTTGAAAATTGCCCCCGAACCGATAAGGCTGGTGTCTTTTTTTTCGCGGACAATATCAACGGCCTCAATGATTGCTTTAGATACCGAATCATTACCATATAAGATGCCGATCTCATGTTGATCTAGATAAGTATCATCAATGTCCGCATTTTTTAAGGCTTCCATCGTCGCCAGATAGGCGTATTCGGTTTCTTCGCCAATGGACATCCGTTGGCGACGGTTTAATTCATTTTTTAAATTAGGTAGGGGTACAGCACCCGTCAGTGCTGAGCGAAACCCAAATTGCTTACGTTCGGTATCGAAGATTATACCCGATTTTCCTGCTTGAAGAGATTGCTTTACTTCATCCAAAGATGTTCCTAAGCAGGAATATATCCCCATACCCGTGATCACTACTCTTTGTTCCATAGCTTTACGAATAAACTCCCCCATTTATGTTAATCACCTCGCCTGTAATATATCCCGCTTTTGAAGAAGCCAAAAAGCTGACTAAGTTGGCAACTTCTTCGGGCTCACCAAATCTATTTGCGGGTATCAATTTTTTTAATTCTTTTTCATCCATATTAGCTGTCATATCGCTATGGATAAACCCTGGTGCTACAGCATTGACCGTAATGTTCCGTTTGGCGACTTCTTGTGCTAATGCTTTGGTAGCACCTAGCAAAGCGGCCTTCGCAGCTGAATAGTTGGTCTGGCCCGGTGTTCCCTTGACGCCAGAGACTGAAATAATATTGATGATACGACCATAACGTTGGCGAAGAAGCTTTTGTATGAAAAACTGTGTGACATGATAGAAACCGTTTACAGTCGTGTTAATGACTGAAGACCAGTCTTCGCTGGACATCCACATAAATAAACCATCCTTGGCAATACCAGCATTGTTGACAATGACCTCGATAACGGCTTCCGGGTGACTGGCTTCCCATTGGGATAGGGCATTGGTGACTGCCGCATGGTCTGCCACATCAAATTTTAAAATAGTTCCAGTTCCACCTGTCGCCTCAATGCCAACAAGCGTTTCCTTTGCTGCATTCTCATTATGCTGAAAATTAATCAATACATGATAACCTAATTCCTGAGCTAGTTTAATACAAATTGCTCTTCCAATTCCTCTAGATCCACCAGTAACTAAAGCACACTTCATCCTTCGGTACGTATATTAATTTTGAAATAATTCTGCATTGTCAAACCACTTATTTCCTAAGAGATTTCCTTTGGTATCAATGAATCCCCATTTACCGTTGAGTTTGACACGGGCAAGCCCATCAATAAAGCCCTTTTCCTGCTTCTTAAAAGTCAATGCTGCTGTAATGTCGTATTGAAAAGGAATAACAACTTTGCCCGCTCTATCGATAAATCCCCATTTGCCATCTTTGACAGCAGCAAGTCCTTCGGGAGAGAAAGATAAGGCATCGTGGTAAGCTACAGGAATAATCATTTTACCAGTGTTATCGACATATCCCCATTTCCCATTCATTTTCACAGGCGCTAGACCATGCTGGAAATTTCGAGCATCATCATAAGTAGCAGTAATTGCCCATTTACCTTCTGCTGTCATAAAACCTACTTTATTGCCTTGTTGAACAAGAATAAAGTCTGGATTTTCTATGTTTTCAATTTTTGAAACAGCCGGTACGAGGATTTCTGTTTGACCAGACACGATATACCAGTTATTTTGTTTTTTCGCCCAAACGAATCCCGCATTGAAGTCTCCGATATCATCATAGTTAGGTGCAACAATTTCTTTCCCCAGGTTGTCAATGATACCCCATTTTTTGTTTTTTGCAATTTTGGCATAACCACCTTTAAACGGACGGATAACATCATAAGTAGGGGCGAGCACAACCTCTTGTTTATTGTTAATAAGCCCTACTAAGTTTGAGTCGTCACGGTAGAAGGCTACACCGTCATTGAATTCATAGACACGTTTACTGGAAATTGCTTTCATTTCCTGACCTAAGGAATCGATATATTGCCAACCTTTCGAGGATTTGACCATAGCCATTCCCTGACTGAATGATCGGGCATTATCATATTGTGGCTGAACGATATAATTGGCGTCTTTATCTACAAATCCCCATTTGCTACCATTGTAAACAGCGATCTTTCCTTCGGACTGATCCTGTGCATCTTTATACTGAGGAGCAATCTGAAATGTCCCGTCTTTTTTGATAAATCCGATAAGTCCTTTTTCTTGGACCCGAGCTAATTGCTGTGCGGATGTGATGGAGCAGGATAGTATAAACAGTCCGCCAAGGGTGAGCTTCTTAATTATCATTTTTATTTATCAGATAGTCTTTTACTTTTTGTATAATCGGATACATCGCTTGATCTTCTTTAAAGACCGGAAATAATTTGCGAAGGTCCATATACCAAGATAGTGTTTCTTTTGCTAATTTTTCCTGACAGCCCAAATTGTCAATTGCCTGAGCTAAAGTTATAAATTCTATTGCCAATACTTCAAATGAGTTTTCAATAATCTGACTGCAGGACATTGCGGCATTTGTACCCATACTGACAATATCCTGGTTGTCGTTATTGTTGGGAATACTATGGATATAGATGGACGTACTTAAGGCCTGAGATTCCGCAGTAGTGGAGGTCGCGGTGAACTGTACACCCTGCATACCAAAATTTAGTCCCAAGGTTCCCAAATTCATAAAAGGTGGGAAAATCTCATTGATCTTGCTATTCAAGAGATAATTCAATTGTCTTTCAGCCAGCATGGTCATTTTGGTCATCACCAGTTTGAGCTTATCCATCTCAAGTGAAATATAATCACCATGAAAATTACCACCATGATATACATGTTTGCTCTCCACATCAATTATGGGATTGTCATTGGCGGAATTGAGTTCATTTTCAAGTACAGCTGCGACATTGTCAATGGTATCGGAAATTGGTCCCAAGATCTGCGGTACACAACGGATAGAATAATATTCCTGAACTTTGTCTTTGAAGATATCCTCTTGGTTTTCACCTGAGTACAGGTGATCTTCACGTTTTCGGATCAATAAGCTGGAGGCAAGGTGATTCCGCATTTTCCTTGCGATATTCTGCTGTCCAATATGTTTTTTACTTTGATTTAACGCTTCTGAAAAATGATCATCGTATGCTTGCACAATTTCGTTGATAGCGCATGCCGCTTTGATAGACCAGGATAGTGCCTTTTGGGCCTGATTCCAATTTAGGATACCAATGCCTGTCATGACAGAAGTTCCATTGATCAATGCTAGACCTTCACGAAGGACAATTTGAATAGGTTTGAGCCCCTCCGCTTCAAAGGCCTGCATGGTGGCGATACGTTCATTTTTATAGATTACCTCGCCTTCACCGATCAACACTAATGCCAGATGGGCCAATTGTACAAGATCGCCACTCGCACCGACACCACCATGCGCAAAAATGATCGGCGTAATGTTGCGGTTGATGAGTTCTTTCATTAATGTGATCGCTGAGCGATGAACACCTGAATAACCCAGTGTTAGCGTATTCAAGCGGGCTAAAATCGTGCTTTTAACCTGCAATGGGTCTAAGAGCCGCCCTGTTCCTGATGCGTGGCTGCGGATCAGATTGTATTGAAGCTTGATTCTATCCTCGTCCTTAATTCTATATTGTGCCATAGGGCCGAAGCCGGTATTGACACCATAAATTATTTTGTTATCGGCAAATTTTAGAAGAAAATCGTGACTAGCATCAACTTTCTCCCAGACATCGTCATCAATAGCCAAGTGTTCATTTCTATAGGTTATTTGGACAAACTGTTTTAAATCTAAATGCTTTGCAAGTGAGCTCATGGGGTATGGGATAGCAATTTTGAAAAACTCTCGAAATTGTTTTTTTTATATTATTTTTTGTGAATAGATTTGGCATTTATTAATCAGAGACGAAATTAATATTTTTTTCTTTTAATCAAAGCGTATAATGAACGTTGAAGAGGTCGACATTTTGATCATTGGGGCTGGTCCATCAGGAGCAGTGGCTGCGGGGTATCTGCAAAAACAGGGGGCGAAAATAAAAGTAGTTGAAAAGAGCAGATTTCCAAGGATAGTGGTTGGGGAGAGTTTGATTCCTCGGGTTATGGACCACTTTGATGAAGCAGGATTGTTTGACGCGTTGGATGCTAAGGGTTTTGAAAAGAAATTTGGTGCGCGCTTTATACGTGGCGAGGAAATCTGTATTTTCGATTTCTCTGATAAGTTTTCCCCTGGTTGGGATTGGACATGGCAGATTCCCAGAGCAGACTTTGATCTGGAAATGGCCAATGAGCTCATCCGAAAAGGTGTGGATCTACAATTTGAGACCGAAGTGATCGATGTACAGTTTATGGATGAAATGTCTATGACCACTGTACGTAACAAAGAAGGCGTAGAGACAACCATTAAAGCAAATTTTCTGATCGATTGCTCTGGCTATGGTCGGGTGCTGCCACGTATGTTAAATCTGGATCAGCCTTCCCGATTAAGTCCGCATTCGGCGATATTTAGCCATGTCAGCGATGTAAACAGACCAGTAGGACAGGAGGGGAGCTTGATATCTTTTGATATATTGGAAACGCAGGTCTGGTTATGGGTTATCCCATTTTCGAATGGCAATACATCTGTAGGGATTGTAGGGCCAACTTCCTTTATTGAAAATCTTGGTGCAGATACAACTGTTGCATTGAACAAGGCGATTCAACTTTCTGATTACTATGTGAAGCGTTTTGGCGATTTGCCTTTTATTTTTGAACCGCGCAAATTGAGTAATTATTCGACAGCGGTAAGTAAGATGTACGGAAAGGGGTATGCATTGACTGGTAATAGCTCTGAATTCCTTGATCCTGTATTCTCTTCGGGTGTGTGTTTTGCCACAGAGTCCGGTATCTTGGCCGCAAAACTGGCTTTAAGGCAAGTGCGAGGCGAAACGGTAGACTGGCAATCGGAGTTTGAAGATTATATGAAAGAAGGGATTGCTGTTTTTACCACTTACATCCAGGAATGGTATACCGGAAATCTACAGGAGCTGTTTTATCATCGACCGGAAAACCCAGAAGTTAAAAGAAGCATCTGTGCTATATTAGCGGGATACGTCTGGGATAGAAATAATCTATTTGTTGTGAAGCATGACCGTGCTGTGAAAAATTTGGCACATCTTATCCGAATGTCCAAAGGTGAACAATATGATTCGCTATGCTAAAATTACGATCTGGGATGGTATTGTGTGATGATGGAATGGAGGTAATCCCGATCTATATGTGTATATATTTCAGTTGTTGTAATACTTTCATGCCCCAGCATATCTTGTACAGCCCTTAGATCAGCACCGCCTTCAACAAGGTGGGAAGCGAAGCTATGTCTAAAGGTGTGAGGACTGATTATCTTCTGTAACCCAATTTTCTGAGCAAGTTCCTTAATGATCAGAAAGATCATCACCCGGGACAAAGCCGAACCTCTTCTGTTCAGAAATACAATATCCTCATTTCCATTCTTGATCTTAATATGTGGCCTAATGGAATCCAAATAAAGCCTGAGATGTTTGATCGCCTGTTGTCCAATGGGAATCAGTCTTTCTTTGCTACCTTTACCTTCCACTTTGATAAATTCTACGTCGAGAAACAAATTGGAGATCTTGAGATTGACGAGTTCAGACACACGCAATCCACAGCCATATAAAACTTCAATAATTGTTTTATTGCGTTGGCCTTCCGTGGAAGAAAGATCTATAGCAGCTATCAATTGATCAATCTCATGAATACTCAATACACTGGGGAGTTTCCTCGCCAGGCGTGGCGCTTGTAGCAATTCTGTTGGATTATTATCCAGTTCATGTTCAATGATCAGAAAACTAAAAAAGGTTTTTAGCCCGGATATCAAGCGGGATTGTGTAAAAGGTGAAATATTGAACTCCTGTAACCAGTGTAGAAAATCCTGAATATCCTTCCGTACGACTTTGTTTAAAACGAGTCCGTTGTCCTCACAATAGATCTGGAATTTGGAGACATCGTTGAGGTAAGCCTCGATCGAATTAATGCTCAAACCCCGCTCGAACTTTAGAAATTGCTCGAATTCTTTTTTAATGACCTGCCAGTTGCTAAAATCCATTTGCAACAAAATTACAATTAACTATTGTTCTTTTCGAAAGATATTCTGTATTTTTAAACGTGTTTTTTATAAACCATGAGCAGTCGTAAAGAGACACTCGATCCCATATGGGATATTAATAAATATTATTTATCCGTATTTTACTATTTATCGGGACAATTGGTCTCCAGTTCCGTTTACCCTAATATAAACAATTAGCAAAAAATAACTGACTAAAAAAAAAAGAGATTTTTTTGTATGAAATTCATTAAACCACTTGCATTAGCCTTTTTGCTTCCGGCTACATTTTACGGCGTAGAGGCAAAAATGCCAACTACTTTAACGGCACATGCCAGGGCTATTCTATCGCAGGATAGTTTGGCCTTAAATCAAAAGTTACCTTTCGACAATGAAGTTGTCACTGGTAAATTGAAAAATGGATTTACATATTTTATCCGCAAAAATACTGAGCCTAAGGGGCGCGTTACCATGTATTTGGGTATGAAAGCGGGTTCAATCCTAGAAAACGAAAAACAGCTTGGGTTGGCGCACTTTTTAGAGCACATGAACTTTAATGGCTTGAAGCATTTTCCAAAAAATGAACTTGTCAATTACCTTCAGAAAGCTGGTGTACGATTTGGCTCGGATCTGAATGCCTACACAAGCTTTGATCAGACCGTCTATCAATTACCTATCCCATCTGATGATCCGGAATTGCTGAAAAATGGACTACAGGTCATGCGCGATTGGGCACAGGATGCTTTATTGGACGGTGAAGAAATTGACAAAGAACGCGGTGTTATTTTGGAAGAGAAACGTGGTGGAAGAGGTGTGCAGCAGCGTCTGCAAGATCAGTATTTTCCTATGGTGCTTAATGGCTCCCTTTATTCAAAACGTCTACCTATTGGTACCGAAGAAATTTTAAAGACTTTTCCGTATACTGAAATACGCAAATTTCATCAGGATTGGTATCGACCAGATCTACAAGCGCTCATTATTGTAGGTGATATTGATCCCAAAGCAATTGAGGAAAAAGTGAAAGTATTATTTTCGGATATGACAATGCCGAAAAAGGTGCTTCCACGCAAAGAGTACAAGGTCGATTTATTAAATAAAAACCAATTTTTGACTATTTCGGATCCGGAATTGCCTTATACTGTCGCTCAGGTCTTAATCAAAAATGAGAAAGACAAGGTTGTCACTGTTGGAGACTACCGTAATGAATTACTCAAAAATATTTTCAATCAGATGATTGCTGGTCGTTTTTCTGAACTGATGCAGCAACCGAATCCACCTTTTATGCAAGCTGGTGGTAGTATTGGTGATTTTGTTGCGAATTTAAATACCTTCTCTTTATTGGTTGTACCTAAACCTGGTGAACTGGAGTCTGGATTTAAGGCCATGCTGACTGAATTTGAACGTATTCAAAAATATGGTTTCACGCAGACAGAATTGGATCGTGCGCTTGCCGATATGAAGAAAGGAAATGAAATGGCATATATCGAGCGGGATAAGAAGAAATCCGATAGCTATGTCAACCGTTATCTGAACTATTTCATCGACAATGAGCCGGCCTTGAGCAATGAATCTTCTTATAGCTTAACGAAACAGTTGTTGCCTACATTGAAACTCGAAGAGGTGAATGGCCTGGTTAAAAAGTATTACACGGATTTAAATCGTGATATATTAATTATGGGGCCAGAAAAGGAAAAGGCGAACCTGCCTACAGAACAAGCTGTTTTGGGATGGGTGAAGGCGGTCGAAGATAGTCCGGTTTCTGCTTATGAGGATAAGGTCTCCAATCTTCCCTTGCTTTCCAAAGAACCTACTAAGGGTTCAATCGTGTCCTCAAAGGATGTCACAGCCGTCCAAGCTAAAGAATTGGTTTTGAGCAATGGCGTGAAGGTGATTTTAAAACCTACAGATTTTAAAAATGACGAAATCCAGATTATGGCCTATAGTCCTGGAGGAACGTCGTTGTATGCTGATGCTGATTACTTCTCCGCTTCAAATGCCTCTTCATTAGTCGATGCGAGCGGTGTCGGACAAATGAGTAACGTGGAGCTGACTAAATATCTTGCCGGAAAAGAGGTGTCGATTTCCCCATATATCTCAGAAAGATATGAGGGTCTTTCAGGTAGCACGGACAAAGAAGGCTTGAAAAGTGCTTTTGAGCTCATTTATGGCTATTTTACAGAGCCTCGTCTGGATAGTGACGTTTTCCAAAGTACAATGACAAGAGCAAAAGGATCACTAGAAAATAGATTGAGCGATCCAAATAATGTTTTTTCAGATAAAGTGAAGGCGGTACTCTATGGGAATAACGTTCGCCGGCAAAATGCTACTGTCGAGACGCTAACAAAAATCGACCGTGATCGTGCATTGGCAATTTATAAAGAGCGATTTGCAGATGCTTCAGATTTTGTGTTTACCATTGTAGGCTCATTTGATGAAGCACAGATTAAACCGTTCATTGAGACTTATCTTGCTTCCCTACCTGCGGTCAAACGAGGAGAGAATTACAAAGACTTAAATATTCTGGA
The window above is part of the Sphingobacterium sp. ML3W genome. Proteins encoded here:
- a CDS encoding aromatic amino acid ammonia-lyase — translated: MSSLAKHLDLKQFVQITYRNEHLAIDDDVWEKVDASHDFLLKFADNKIIYGVNTGFGPMAQYRIKDEDRIKLQYNLIRSHASGTGRLLDPLQVKSTILARLNTLTLGYSGVHRSAITLMKELINRNITPIIFAHGGVGASGDLVQLAHLALVLIGEGEVIYKNERIATMQAFEAEGLKPIQIVLREGLALINGTSVMTGIGILNWNQAQKALSWSIKAACAINEIVQAYDDHFSEALNQSKKHIGQQNIARKMRNHLASSLLIRKREDHLYSGENQEDIFKDKVQEYYSIRCVPQILGPISDTIDNVAAVLENELNSANDNPIIDVESKHVYHGGNFHGDYISLEMDKLKLVMTKMTMLAERQLNYLLNSKINEIFPPFMNLGTLGLNFGMQGVQFTATSTTAESQALSTSIYIHSIPNNNDNQDIVSMGTNAAMSCSQIIENSFEVLAIEFITLAQAIDNLGCQEKLAKETLSWYMDLRKLFPVFKEDQAMYPIIQKVKDYLINKNDN
- a CDS encoding acyl carrier protein, whose amino-acid sequence is MISEKINEILVDEFEVDVDVIQPNLNLKDTLNLDSLDYVDLVVIIESNFGVKLVESDFANIQTFQDFYDLLKRKTGEN
- a CDS encoding NAD(P)/FAD-dependent oxidoreductase; translated protein: MNVEEVDILIIGAGPSGAVAAGYLQKQGAKIKVVEKSRFPRIVVGESLIPRVMDHFDEAGLFDALDAKGFEKKFGARFIRGEEICIFDFSDKFSPGWDWTWQIPRADFDLEMANELIRKGVDLQFETEVIDVQFMDEMSMTTVRNKEGVETTIKANFLIDCSGYGRVLPRMLNLDQPSRLSPHSAIFSHVSDVNRPVGQEGSLISFDILETQVWLWVIPFSNGNTSVGIVGPTSFIENLGADTTVALNKAIQLSDYYVKRFGDLPFIFEPRKLSNYSTAVSKMYGKGYALTGNSSEFLDPVFSSGVCFATESGILAAKLALRQVRGETVDWQSEFEDYMKEGIAVFTTYIQEWYTGNLQELFYHRPENPEVKRSICAILAGYVWDRNNLFVVKHDRAVKNLAHLIRMSKGEQYDSLC
- a CDS encoding WG repeat-containing protein, with the protein product MIIKKLTLGGLFILSCSITSAQQLARVQEKGLIGFIKKDGTFQIAPQYKDAQDQSEGKIAVYNGSKWGFVDKDANYIVQPQYDNARSFSQGMAMVKSSKGWQYIDSLGQEMKAISSKRVYEFNDGVAFYRDDSNLVGLINNKQEVVLAPTYDVIRPFKGGYAKIAKNKKWGIIDNLGKEIVAPNYDDIGDFNAGFVWAKKQNNWYIVSGQTEILVPAVSKIENIENPDFILVQQGNKVGFMTAEGKWAITATYDDARNFQHGLAPVKMNGKWGYVDNTGKMIIPVAYHDALSFSPEGLAAVKDGKWGFIDRAGKVVIPFQYDITAALTFKKQEKGFIDGLARVKLNGKWGFIDTKGNLLGNKWFDNAELFQN
- the fabG gene encoding 3-oxoacyl-ACP reductase FabG is translated as MKCALVTGGSRGIGRAICIKLAQELGYHVLINFQHNENAAKETLVGIEATGGTGTILKFDVADHAAVTNALSQWEASHPEAVIEVIVNNAGIAKDGLFMWMSSEDWSSVINTTVNGFYHVTQFFIQKLLRQRYGRIINIISVSGVKGTPGQTNYSAAKAALLGATKALAQEVAKRNITVNAVAPGFIHSDMTANMDEKELKKLIPANRFGEPEEVANLVSFLASSKAGYITGEVININGGVYS
- the xerD gene encoding site-specific tyrosine recombinase XerD, which translates into the protein MDFSNWQVIKKEFEQFLKFERGLSINSIEAYLNDVSKFQIYCEDNGLVLNKVVRKDIQDFLHWLQEFNISPFTQSRLISGLKTFFSFLIIEHELDNNPTELLQAPRLARKLPSVLSIHEIDQLIAAIDLSSTEGQRNKTIIEVLYGCGLRVSELVNLKISNLFLDVEFIKVEGKGSKERLIPIGQQAIKHLRLYLDSIRPHIKIKNGNEDIVFLNRRGSALSRVMIFLIIKELAQKIGLQKIISPHTFRHSFASHLVEGGADLRAVQDMLGHESITTTEIYTHIDRDYLHSIITQYHPRS
- a CDS encoding beta-ketoacyl-[acyl-carrier-protein] synthase family protein, with the protein product MEQRVVITGMGIYSCLGTSLDEVKQSLQAGKSGIIFDTERKQFGFRSALTGAVPLPNLKNELNRRQRMSIGEETEYAYLATMEALKNADIDDTYLDQHEIGILYGNDSVSKAIIEAVDIVREKKDTSLIGSGAIFKSMNSTVTMNLSTIFRLKGINMTISAACASGSHSLGLGFNLIKSGMQDMIICGGAQEINKYAMASFDGLGVFGNDALPATTVSRPFDKDRSGLVPSGGAATLIIESYESAIRRGAPILAEILGYGFSSNGGHISTPNVDGPAIAMQRAIKQAEISPTDIAYINAHATSTPVGDANEAQAILRVFGENQPFVSSTKSMTGHECWMAGASEIIYSNIMMLNDFIAPNINFENPDEHSAKLNIVKKTLFKEFDLYLSNSFGFGGTNSALVIKKIKD
- a CDS encoding M16 family metallopeptidase, encoding MKFIKPLALAFLLPATFYGVEAKMPTTLTAHARAILSQDSLALNQKLPFDNEVVTGKLKNGFTYFIRKNTEPKGRVTMYLGMKAGSILENEKQLGLAHFLEHMNFNGLKHFPKNELVNYLQKAGVRFGSDLNAYTSFDQTVYQLPIPSDDPELLKNGLQVMRDWAQDALLDGEEIDKERGVILEEKRGGRGVQQRLQDQYFPMVLNGSLYSKRLPIGTEEILKTFPYTEIRKFHQDWYRPDLQALIIVGDIDPKAIEEKVKVLFSDMTMPKKVLPRKEYKVDLLNKNQFLTISDPELPYTVAQVLIKNEKDKVVTVGDYRNELLKNIFNQMIAGRFSELMQQPNPPFMQAGGSIGDFVANLNTFSLLVVPKPGELESGFKAMLTEFERIQKYGFTQTELDRALADMKKGNEMAYIERDKKKSDSYVNRYLNYFIDNEPALSNESSYSLTKQLLPTLKLEEVNGLVKKYYTDLNRDILIMGPEKEKANLPTEQAVLGWVKAVEDSPVSAYEDKVSNLPLLSKEPTKGSIVSSKDVTAVQAKELVLSNGVKVILKPTDFKNDEIQIMAYSPGGTSLYADADYFSASNASSLVDASGVGQMSNVELTKYLAGKEVSISPYISERYEGLSGSTDKEGLKSAFELIYGYFTEPRLDSDVFQSTMTRAKGSLENRLSDPNNVFSDKVKAVLYGNNVRRQNATVETLTKIDRDRALAIYKERFADASDFVFTIVGSFDEAQIKPFIETYLASLPAVKRGENYKDLNILEPNKGERVVVHKGKEEKASTQLAYYGDYNYSESENVNMEALESVLTIKLLERLREKEGGVYGVGARASFGKLPKARYAFSIGFGSAVDKADVLIASALDEVKKIQDQGADKVDIEKFVAEQKRQNELSLRENGYWLNYISSSYQNDLDITRYKRRIENLNKVTPKSIQDVAGKYLKKDRLFEFILMPDSK